A genome region from Setaria italica strain Yugu1 chromosome III, Setaria_italica_v2.0, whole genome shotgun sequence includes the following:
- the LOC101784147 gene encoding uncharacterized protein LOC101784147 isoform X2, producing MRWGGALLLVAVFAVVAVAKDSADTLPVETNGDGSSAQSGVENLEHHDEPDPNKEHVAHENGGVKNDNSGNNKKDNSTEGTNIRRDDSIPQPKNKDNSGTKSSQAKDFLQDPLIMGCDPSHRCIIENKKFIGCLKVPGEDSLALSLLMDNKGVDPLDVSITAPDYVSLAEDTVHVEANGHNEVRVSISDAANSTAIILKVAGESCTVNIHSAITRETGRVIRMPFTSTYALVPVFLLLAVVGVCIKLRRMRKQDGGPAYQKLDTADLPVSTGGKKEHKQSDKWDDNWGDDWDDEEAPMTPSKPMPNPSSKGLAPRRSTKDGWKD from the exons ATGCGGTGGGGCGGTGCGCTGCTCCTGGTGGCCGTCTTCGCCGTGGTCGCCGTAGCAAAG GATAGTGCGGATACGCTACCAGTCGAAACAAATGGTGATGGCTCTAGTGCACAGTCAGGTGTTGAGAATTTAGAACACCATGATGAACCAGATCCTAATAAAGAGCATGTGGCCCACGAGAATGGAGGAGTCAAGAATGATAACAGTGGGAACAATAAGAAGGATAACTCAACAGAAGGAACCAACATCAGAAGAGATGACTCAATACCGCAGCCAAAGAACAAAGATAACAGCGGAACAAAATCTTCACAAGCAAAAGATTTCTTGCAAGATCCTCTTATTATGGGGTGTGATCCGTCACATAGATGTATTATTGAAAATAAGAAATTCATCGGCTGCTTAAAAGTTCCGGGAGAag ATTCACTAGCTCTCTCACTTCTGATGGACAACAAAGGCGTGGACCCACTTGATGTTAGCATCACAGCTCCGGATTATGTTAGTTTAGCTGAAGATACTGTCCATGTTGAAGCAAATGGTCATAATGAG GTCAGGGTTTCCATCAGTGATGCTGCAAACAGCACGGCCATAATCCTCAAAGTTGCAGGAGAATCCTGTACTGTTAACATTCACAGTGCAATCACAAGGGAGACTGGCAGAGTCATACGGATGCCGTTTACCTCAACATACGCGCTGGTACCTGTCTTTCTTCTCCTTGCTGTGGTGGGAGTGTGCATCAAACTTCGGAGGATGCGCAAGCAAGATGGTGGCCCTGCATACCAGAAGCTCGACACAGCTGATCTACCGGTTTCGACTGGAGGTAAGAAAGAACACAAACAATCTGATAAGTGGGACGACAATTGGGGAGATGACTgggatgatgaggaagcgccgaTGACACCATCCAAACCTATGCCCAACCCATCCTCCAAAGGTCTCGCTCCAAGGAGATCGACAAAAGATGGCTGGAAAGATTAG
- the LOC101783072 gene encoding CTP synthase isoform X2: MKYVLVTGGVVSGLGKGVTASSIGVLLKGCGLRVTSIKIDPYLNTDAGTMSPFEHGEVFVLDDGGEVDLDLGNYERFLDIKLTRDNNITTGKIYQSVIDKERRGDYLGKTVQVVPHITDEIQEWIERVAMNPVDGTEEPADVCVIELGGTIGDIESMPFIEALGQFSYRVGPGNFCLVHVSLVPVLNVVGEQKTKPTQHSVRGLRGLGLIPDILACRSTQPLEEQVKVKLAQFCHVPIPNIINLHDVTNIWHIPLLLRDQKAHEAILKVLDLQCVGKVPREPKLDEWTDRASKCDTLETPVRIAMVGKYTGLSDSYLSVLKALLHASVALKRKLVVEWVPSCDLEDSTAEETPEAYEKAWKLLKGADGVLVPGGFGDRGVQGKILAAKYARENNIPYLGICLGMQIAVIEFARSIMKLHGANSTEFDPTTKTPCVVFMPEGSKTHMGATMRLGSRRTFFQVDNCKSAKLYCNVSYVDERHRHRYEVNPDMVPEFEKAGLSFVGRDESGRRMEILELPTHRFFVGAQFHPEFKSRPGKPSPLFLGLIAASSGQLDHLLQPQTCRYICNVPTKPKMYPNGHVMKPLKGLVNGHYSATSNGPIPI; encoded by the exons ATGAAGTACGTGCTGGTGACCGGCGGCGTGGTGAGCGGGCTGGGCAAGGGAGTGACGGCCAGCAGCATCGGCGTCCTCCTCAAGGGTTGCGGCCTCCGCGTCACCTCCATCAAGATCG ATCCATACCTCAACACCGATGCTGGAACCATGTCTCCATTCGAGCACGGCGAAGTGTTTGTTTTGGACGACGGTGGTGAG GTGGACTTGGACCTTGGAAATTATGAACGGTTTCTGGACATCAAGTTGACTCGTGACAACAACATAACCACCGGAAAGATCTACCAG TCTGTTATTGACAAGGAGCGTAGAGGAGATTACCTGGGAAAAACTGTTCAG GTTGTGCCGCACATCACAGATGAAATACAAGAGTGGATTGAACGTGTCGCAATGAATCCAGTTGATGGCACAGAAGAGCCAGCTGATGTTTGTGTCATAGAACTTGGTGGCACTATAG GGGACATTGAATCAATGCCTTTCATCGAAGCATTAGGTCAATTTTCATACCGTGTAG GGCCTGGAAACTTCTGCTTGGTGCATGTCAGTCTTGTACCGGTTCTAAATGTTGTTGGTGAGCAG AAAACAAAGCCTACCCAACATAGTGTCCGCGGACTAAGAGGACTTGGACTTATACCTGATATTTTGGCATGTCGCAGTACACAG CCACTTGAAGAACAAGTGAAAGTGAAGCTTGCACAATTTTGTCATGTCCCG ATACCAAATATCATTAATCTCCATGACGTCACGAACATCTGGCATATCCCTTTGTTGCTCAGG GATCAAAAGGCCCATGAAGCTATTCTGAAAGTTTTAGACCTTCAGTG TGTAGGAAAAGTTCCTCGAGAACCCAAATTGGACGAATGGACTGATAGAGCCAGTAAATGTGACACATTGGAAACTCCG GTTAGGATTGCTATGGTGGGAAAATATACTGGCCTGTCGGATTCCTACCTGTCTGTTTTAAAG GCTCTTTTGCATGCCTCAGTAGCTTTGAAGAGAAAACTTGTGGTGGAATGGGTTCCTTCCTGCGATCTTGAAGATTCCACAGCAGAAGAG ACTCCTGAGGCGTATGAAAAAGCATGGAAGTTGCTGAAG GGTGCCGATGGCGTGCTGGTGCCAGGGGGTTTTGGAGACAGAGGGGTCCAAGGGAAAATTTTGGCAGCAAAATATGCGCGCGAAAACAACATTCCATACCTTGGAATTTGCTTGGGCATGCAAATCGCAGTGATTGAGTTTGCACGTTCTATCATGAAGTTGCATGGTGCTAACAGCACAGAATTTGATCCAACCACAAAAACACCATGTGTTGTTTTCATGCCAGAG GGATCCAAAACCCATATGGGTGCAACAATGCGCCTTGGATCAAGGAGGACCTTTTTTCAGGTCGACAACTGCAAATCTGCTAAGCT GTATTGCAATGTTAGTTATGTTGATGAAAGGCACCGCCACAGATACGAGGTGAATCCTGATATGGTCCCAGAATTTGAGAAGGCAGGGCTTTCTTTCGTTGGCAGGGATGAAAGCGGAAGACGCATGGAG ATTTTAGAACTGCCAACTCATAGGTTTTTCGTTGGCGCACAATTTCACCCTGAATTCAAGTCAAGACCTGGCAAGCCATCTCCGCTTTTCTTAG GATTGATAGCAGCGTCATCAGGTCAGCTTGATCACCTCCTTCAACCCCAAACATGCAGATACATCTGCAACGTACCGACAAAGCCAAAAATGTACCCGAACGGCCACGTCATGAAGCCACTCAAGGGCCTGGTGAACGGGCACTATTCAGCAACCAGCAACGGCCCCATTCCCATCTAG
- the LOC101783072 gene encoding CTP synthase isoform X1, translated as MKYVLVTGGVVSGLGKGVTASSIGVLLKGCGLRVTSIKIDPYLNTDAGTMSPFEHGEVFVLDDGGEVDLDLGNYERFLDIKLTRDNNITTGKIYQSVIDKERRGDYLGKTVQVVPHITDEIQEWIERVAMNPVDGTEEPADVCVIELGGTIGDKIFSPHNNSGILDAGDIESMPFIEALGQFSYRVGPGNFCLVHVSLVPVLNVVGEQKTKPTQHSVRGLRGLGLIPDILACRSTQPLEEQVKVKLAQFCHVPIPNIINLHDVTNIWHIPLLLRDQKAHEAILKVLDLQCVGKVPREPKLDEWTDRASKCDTLETPVRIAMVGKYTGLSDSYLSVLKALLHASVALKRKLVVEWVPSCDLEDSTAEETPEAYEKAWKLLKGADGVLVPGGFGDRGVQGKILAAKYARENNIPYLGICLGMQIAVIEFARSIMKLHGANSTEFDPTTKTPCVVFMPEGSKTHMGATMRLGSRRTFFQVDNCKSAKLYCNVSYVDERHRHRYEVNPDMVPEFEKAGLSFVGRDESGRRMEILELPTHRFFVGAQFHPEFKSRPGKPSPLFLGLIAASSGQLDHLLQPQTCRYICNVPTKPKMYPNGHVMKPLKGLVNGHYSATSNGPIPI; from the exons ATGAAGTACGTGCTGGTGACCGGCGGCGTGGTGAGCGGGCTGGGCAAGGGAGTGACGGCCAGCAGCATCGGCGTCCTCCTCAAGGGTTGCGGCCTCCGCGTCACCTCCATCAAGATCG ATCCATACCTCAACACCGATGCTGGAACCATGTCTCCATTCGAGCACGGCGAAGTGTTTGTTTTGGACGACGGTGGTGAG GTGGACTTGGACCTTGGAAATTATGAACGGTTTCTGGACATCAAGTTGACTCGTGACAACAACATAACCACCGGAAAGATCTACCAG TCTGTTATTGACAAGGAGCGTAGAGGAGATTACCTGGGAAAAACTGTTCAG GTTGTGCCGCACATCACAGATGAAATACAAGAGTGGATTGAACGTGTCGCAATGAATCCAGTTGATGGCACAGAAGAGCCAGCTGATGTTTGTGTCATAGAACTTGGTGGCACTATAG GGGACAAAATATTTTCGCCGCATAACAACAGTGGCATTCTTGATGCAGGGGACATTGAATCAATGCCTTTCATCGAAGCATTAGGTCAATTTTCATACCGTGTAG GGCCTGGAAACTTCTGCTTGGTGCATGTCAGTCTTGTACCGGTTCTAAATGTTGTTGGTGAGCAG AAAACAAAGCCTACCCAACATAGTGTCCGCGGACTAAGAGGACTTGGACTTATACCTGATATTTTGGCATGTCGCAGTACACAG CCACTTGAAGAACAAGTGAAAGTGAAGCTTGCACAATTTTGTCATGTCCCG ATACCAAATATCATTAATCTCCATGACGTCACGAACATCTGGCATATCCCTTTGTTGCTCAGG GATCAAAAGGCCCATGAAGCTATTCTGAAAGTTTTAGACCTTCAGTG TGTAGGAAAAGTTCCTCGAGAACCCAAATTGGACGAATGGACTGATAGAGCCAGTAAATGTGACACATTGGAAACTCCG GTTAGGATTGCTATGGTGGGAAAATATACTGGCCTGTCGGATTCCTACCTGTCTGTTTTAAAG GCTCTTTTGCATGCCTCAGTAGCTTTGAAGAGAAAACTTGTGGTGGAATGGGTTCCTTCCTGCGATCTTGAAGATTCCACAGCAGAAGAG ACTCCTGAGGCGTATGAAAAAGCATGGAAGTTGCTGAAG GGTGCCGATGGCGTGCTGGTGCCAGGGGGTTTTGGAGACAGAGGGGTCCAAGGGAAAATTTTGGCAGCAAAATATGCGCGCGAAAACAACATTCCATACCTTGGAATTTGCTTGGGCATGCAAATCGCAGTGATTGAGTTTGCACGTTCTATCATGAAGTTGCATGGTGCTAACAGCACAGAATTTGATCCAACCACAAAAACACCATGTGTTGTTTTCATGCCAGAG GGATCCAAAACCCATATGGGTGCAACAATGCGCCTTGGATCAAGGAGGACCTTTTTTCAGGTCGACAACTGCAAATCTGCTAAGCT GTATTGCAATGTTAGTTATGTTGATGAAAGGCACCGCCACAGATACGAGGTGAATCCTGATATGGTCCCAGAATTTGAGAAGGCAGGGCTTTCTTTCGTTGGCAGGGATGAAAGCGGAAGACGCATGGAG ATTTTAGAACTGCCAACTCATAGGTTTTTCGTTGGCGCACAATTTCACCCTGAATTCAAGTCAAGACCTGGCAAGCCATCTCCGCTTTTCTTAG GATTGATAGCAGCGTCATCAGGTCAGCTTGATCACCTCCTTCAACCCCAAACATGCAGATACATCTGCAACGTACCGACAAAGCCAAAAATGTACCCGAACGGCCACGTCATGAAGCCACTCAAGGGCCTGGTGAACGGGCACTATTCAGCAACCAGCAACGGCCCCATTCCCATCTAG
- the LOC101783737 gene encoding isocitrate dehydrogenase [NADP]: MAFNKIKVANPVVEMDGDEMTRIFWKSIKDKLIFPFLDLDIKYFDLGLPHRDATDDKVTVEAAEATLKYNVAIKCATITPDEARVKEFSLKAMWKSPNGTIRNILNGTVFREPIICKNIPRLVPGWTKPICIGRHAFGDQYRATDAVIKGPGKLKLVYEGKEEQVELEVYNFTGSGGVALAMYNTDESIHAFAEASMATAYEKKWPLYLSTKNTILKKYDGRFKDIFQEVYEAGWKSKFEAAGIWYEHRLIDDMVAYALKSEGGYVWACKNYDGDVQSDFLAQGFGSLGLMTSVLVCPDGKTIEAEAAHGTVTRHYRVHQKGGETSTNSIASIFAWTRGLAHRAKLDDNARLLDFTQKLEAACIGAVESGKMTKDLALLVHGSSNVTRSHYLNTEEFIDAVADELRSRLAANSNL; encoded by the exons ATGGCGTTCAACAAGATCAAGGTCGCCAACCCCGTCGTCGAGATGGACG GCGATGAGATGACCAGGATCTTCTGGAAATCTATCAAGGACAAG CTGATCTTCCCGTTCTTGGACTTGGACATAAAATACTTCGACCTTGGACTTCCACACCGTGATGCTACTGATGACAAAGTCACAGTAGAGGCTGCGGAGGCCACACTCAA GTACAATGTGGCTATCAAGTGTGCCACCATCACACCGG ACGAAGCAAGGGTAAAGGAGTTCAGCTTGAAGGCCATGTGGAAGAGCCCGAATGGCACAATTAGGAACATTCTGAATG GCACTGTGTTCAGAGAACCAATCATCTGCAAAAACATCCCACGGCTTGTTCCAG GGTGGACAAAGCCCATTTGCATTGGGAGGCATGCATTCGGCGATCAGTACCGGGCAACTGATGCAGTTATCAAGGGACCTGGCAAGCTTAAATTAGTTTATG AGGGAAAAGAAGAGCAAGTTGAGCTGGAGGTGTACAACTTTACTGGTTCTGGAGGAGTTGCCTTGGCAATGTACAACACTGACGAG TCCATCCACGCCTTTGCTGAGGCTTCTATGGCCACTGCTTATGAAAAGAAATGGCCGTTGTACCTTAGCACCAAGAATACAATATTGAAGAAATATGATGGCAG GTTCAAGGACATTTTCCAGGAGGTGTATGAAGCTGGGTGGAAATCCAAATTTGAGGCCGCCGGCATATG GTATGAGCACCGCCTTATTGATGACATGGTTGCATACGCACTTAAGAGTGAAGGAGGGTATGTCTGGGCTTGCAAGAATTATGATGGAGATGTGCAGAGCGATTTCTTAGCTCAAG GTTTTGGCTCATTGGGTTTGATGACATCAGTATTG GTGTGCCCTGATGGAAAGACGATTGAAGCTGAAGCTGCCCATGGTACTGTTACCCGTCATTACCGTGTTCACCAGAAAGGAGGTGAAACCAGTACAAACAGCATTGCCTCGATATTTGCATGGACAAGAGGACTTGCGCACAG GGCAAAGCTTGATGACAATGCTAGACTACTTGACTTCACTCAGAAGCTTGAGGCTGCCTGCATTGGAGCTGTCGAGTCTGGGAAGATGACCAAGGACCTTGCCCTTCTTGTTCACGGATCTTCAAA TGTCACAAGGAGCCATTACCTGAACACCGAAGAGTTCATCGATGCGGTTGCTGATGAGCTCAGATCAAGGCTGGCGGCCAACTCAAACTTATAA
- the LOC101784147 gene encoding uncharacterized protein LOC101784147 isoform X1 — MRWGGALLLVAVFAVVAVAKDSADTLPVETNGDGSSAQSGVENLEHHDEPDPNKEHVAHENGGVKNDNSGNNKKDNSTEGTNIRRDDSIPQPKNKDNSGTKSSQAKDFLQDPLIMGCDPSHRCIIENKKFIGCLKVPGEDSLALSLLMDNKGVDPLDVSITAPDYVSLAEDTVHVEANGHNETQVRVSISDAANSTAIILKVAGESCTVNIHSAITRETGRVIRMPFTSTYALVPVFLLLAVVGVCIKLRRMRKQDGGPAYQKLDTADLPVSTGGKKEHKQSDKWDDNWGDDWDDEEAPMTPSKPMPNPSSKGLAPRRSTKDGWKD, encoded by the exons ATGCGGTGGGGCGGTGCGCTGCTCCTGGTGGCCGTCTTCGCCGTGGTCGCCGTAGCAAAG GATAGTGCGGATACGCTACCAGTCGAAACAAATGGTGATGGCTCTAGTGCACAGTCAGGTGTTGAGAATTTAGAACACCATGATGAACCAGATCCTAATAAAGAGCATGTGGCCCACGAGAATGGAGGAGTCAAGAATGATAACAGTGGGAACAATAAGAAGGATAACTCAACAGAAGGAACCAACATCAGAAGAGATGACTCAATACCGCAGCCAAAGAACAAAGATAACAGCGGAACAAAATCTTCACAAGCAAAAGATTTCTTGCAAGATCCTCTTATTATGGGGTGTGATCCGTCACATAGATGTATTATTGAAAATAAGAAATTCATCGGCTGCTTAAAAGTTCCGGGAGAag ATTCACTAGCTCTCTCACTTCTGATGGACAACAAAGGCGTGGACCCACTTGATGTTAGCATCACAGCTCCGGATTATGTTAGTTTAGCTGAAGATACTGTCCATGTTGAAGCAAATGGTCATAATGAG ACACAGGTCAGGGTTTCCATCAGTGATGCTGCAAACAGCACGGCCATAATCCTCAAAGTTGCAGGAGAATCCTGTACTGTTAACATTCACAGTGCAATCACAAGGGAGACTGGCAGAGTCATACGGATGCCGTTTACCTCAACATACGCGCTGGTACCTGTCTTTCTTCTCCTTGCTGTGGTGGGAGTGTGCATCAAACTTCGGAGGATGCGCAAGCAAGATGGTGGCCCTGCATACCAGAAGCTCGACACAGCTGATCTACCGGTTTCGACTGGAGGTAAGAAAGAACACAAACAATCTGATAAGTGGGACGACAATTGGGGAGATGACTgggatgatgaggaagcgccgaTGACACCATCCAAACCTATGCCCAACCCATCCTCCAAAGGTCTCGCTCCAAGGAGATCGACAAAAGATGGCTGGAAAGATTAG